Below is a genomic region from bacterium.
CGCTTTTATCCCGGATATCCTTCTTGTTTCTTCGCTCCACACGCTCTTCGGGACGATTCTCATCGCGAACGGTATATTGCATATACAATATGAGCGATCCCGATTTTGAGCGCCTTTTAGAGAAAGACAAATACCAGGTCTTCTTGTTCGCGTGTCCCGCGGGGATGCCGGCCAGCTTCGCGACGCATCCGTGGTTCGTCGTGAACCGGACAGGAACCATCTCCCGCTACGGCATCAGCTGGCGAACGGCCGCCCAGGGCGACCGCCCGCCGTTCGCGCGCCACACCTGCGGAAAATGCGTCGGACACTTGCATAAGGACGCGCTTCCGTCGGCGGTAGGGATAGAGATGTTCTTTTTCATACGGGGATGGATGTGGGAGAGCCGGCTCCTCGGAAGCGTCACCGGCGGGGAAGGGTCGCTCGCGGCGCGCATGGCCGACGTTATCGAGCGATCTTTGGAAACATATCCATATATCGAACGCTATTCCCTGATCGGTCCGAACAGCAACACGTATCCGCAATGGGTAGTGAATCAGTTTCCCGAATCCGGCCTCCGGTTGCCCTGGAACGCGTTCGGGAAAAGATATGTGATGAGCAGAACATCCGTCAATTCTTGACTACCAGACATTGCGAGAAAGGAAGTTCGATAAATGTATCGGGCCTGGTCTCAAGAAATTCGTCGAATGCTTTGCGTACACCCTGGCACTGTGAATAGTCATGGGAAAGGATGATTCCGCCCGGAAGCATCCTAGGATAGAAGAAACTAAGGCAGGCTTTCGTGCTTTCATATGTGTCGACATCAAGGTGCACGAATGAAAACCTATTTTCCGCGACAGGCGCTGCAGTATCGGGGAAGAACCCCGGATAGATGAAGACTTGTGGATATGCAGCGAGACGAGCACGCACCGCAGCTTCGCTTGCCGCAAACATCCCTTTCTTAAAACGGGTGTCTAGGGCGCCGACGCTCGGAAGTCCTGCGAACGTGTCAAACAGGTGTAATGGGGTGCCCTCTTTTGCTTCGCAGATAGCTTTCGACGAGGCTCCCTGGAACACATCAACTTCCGCATATTCGCCTCCGTGCTTTCGCTGTGTTCGCGCGAGTGAATAGATCATGAAAAGTTCTTCGGGGTCAAGTAAGACTGGGCCCCGTTCCTCGCGATAAATTTCCCGAACGAGCCGCACGAGGCCCGCGTCGGCCGCCTTGTAGTAGGAGAACACTTTAAGATCGAACCAGTTCACGAGGCGCTTGGTGACCTTGCCAAAGTATATGTTTGCTATCTTGTCGGTGTTCATATACGTTCAGTATAGCAATGGTCTGTTACACTGTAACCGATGTTGCGCGCGGGCTCCCGGCTCTTTAGCAGGCTCTTCTGGACGTTCTCCCCGTTCTGGCTTTTCCTCGTCCTCTTCAAGTTCGCCGGCGGACTCCACTATTCCCTCCTTTCGCCCCTTGGCGAGCGGCTCCTGCCGCTCTGGATCGTCGGATTCATCATGGGAGGAGCCTCGCTCATCCAGCTTCTTCTTGACGTGCCCGCCGGTCAGCTGCTTGACCGTTTCGGATACCGCAGACTGCTCAAAGTGACGGCGGCGACATTCCTTGTCGCCGCGCTGTGCCTTGCCTTCGAGCTCACGCTCGCGACGTACCTCATCAGCATATTCCTTTCCATCTTCGGGTGGCTGTTCTTCAGTCCCGGCATAAACGCGTATATCCTTTCTTCCGCCCCCAGGGAATTCGCGGGGAAATTCATGTCGCTCCGGGATGTGTTCGGGTCGGTCGGCATCGTGATATCGAGCGCCGCGCTCCCGTTCACCCTGCTCCTCGCCCCGTCGTATATCGGGACGGTGCTTGCGGCGGGATTCGCACTTGCGTTCCTGGCGCTTATCTTCGCGCCCAAGGACCATGCGTCGGTGCACGCGGAGCAGAAAATAGACACGCATCACTACTACATCCGCCGCCAGTTCCTCGCCTCCCTCCGGACCATACGGAAGCTCAATCCGGCAAGCTCGATGCTTCTCCTCCTCAGCCTCTCAAGCGGCATCTTCTACGGCATCATCTGGTTCGTCGTGCCGCTCATTCTCGCGCACGAACTCCACGGTGCGATCCTCGGCGGCATCGGGCTCGGCATCTTCGATTTCTCGGTCGTCGTGCTCGGTTTCGTGCTCGGCACGCTCGCCGACCGCGCGGACCGGCGCACGCTCGTATTCTTCGGTCTCCTCGTCTTCGCGCTGTTTGGCATGCTCCTTGGACTTGGGTTCGGCATCCTGTTCATACTTTTCGGTTTCCTCGCGACCGCGGGCGAGGAGATGGCCGGAATATCGCTCTGGTCCTGGCTCCATGCGCTTGACCGGGAACACGCCAAGGACGGTGCGGTAGCGGGGGTCATAACCCTCTTTGACGATGTCGGGTGGATGATCGGGCCGGCGTGTGCCGGCGTACTCTACGGGCTCGTTGGCCCCTCGTGGGCGGTCATTATCGGCGCGCTGCCGATACTCGTTACCTGGGCCGTCTACTGGATCGGCTTCCAGAAGCATGTCCTGCCGAATATCAGCTTCCCGTTCGTCCCGGCGAAGCCGCACCACAGGCGGCATAAGGCATAGCCGGCGCGGCCTTGTTAGGTTCCGGCAACGGCGCGTATCGAGCGGGAGAGATTCTCGAGAAACCTTCCGCGAGTCGTATCTGACAGCCTGGTTACGGAAAGAAAGACACCGCCCTGATCGGTGACTTCCGTAAGGAGGAGGTCGCCCGTCTCCGTGCGGCACGCGTCGACGCGTATGATGCCCCGCTTTTGCCTGTCCCAGTCGATAAAGACTTTAGCGAACGCGATATCGCGTTCGCTTGGATCGAATTCTTCCAGTTCCCATCGCTTCCGCGTATCGGGCGCATACAATACGTACTGCAGCTTCCCGTCGAGATAATAGAAGGATATCTCGTACGTGAAGTCTATGAAGGGCTGGATGAGATAGTGCCTGGGAGCGAGCGCGAGCAGTTCGTCCCGCGAAAGCCTCCGCGCGTTTATGCCGCTGAAGCCGTTCTTCGGTTTTATGAAATAATCGCCGCCGTTTGGCAGCTGGCCGATATCCCCGACGCGGTCGACGGTCGGAATCACCGGAAACCCGTTCCTGGAAAGCCAAAGCAGGTATCCCTTCCACCCGTCGGAGTCGTCCTGCTCATATTCGCGGACGTACAGGTCGTCATGTATCGGAAGCCATGGCTTCGCGCGCCACCGCCCGTACCACGGCTCCGGCTTCCCATAGTCTTTCGTGTTCCATGTATTGCGGATGATGATCGCGTCCGCCGCGTCCTCAAACGGTTCGCAGTCGCGCGGGTGCATGAGCGCTACGTCAAAGTCCCGCCGCAGGAAATCTCTTATGAGCATGTCTTCTTCTTCCGCGCCGTTCGTAAGGTCGGTGAGGAAGAGGAGCAGGGGCTTAGCCATGCGGTGAACTATACCGCGCGCTCCGGCGGCGGGGGAGGGGCAAGCCGGAGATGGCGCAGGCTCGAACGGGCGCCCCGCCGCGTATGGAAGAAGAACACGATCGCGAGGAAGCAGGCGATGGTCGCGAGAAGAGAGGCAAGAAGCGGGAAGCCCATGAAATCAAGCGCAACGCCAAGCATCACGGGCGCGGCCAGGTCGCTTATGCCGCCGATAACGGAGAATACCGATTCGAGCCGCCCATAGTGGTCGGGAGGCGTGAGCGCGGTCGCGAGGCTCTTTTGGAGAATGGAAAGGAATTCGACCAGCGTGCCGATAAGGAGGCCGCCCGCGACCGTAACCGCGTACGGCAGGGGAAGAGCGAGCGCGGCGAGAACGAGCGCCATGAGGCCGCACAATATTGCCGCAAGCCGCGCCTTCTCGCCGCGGTCGGCAATCTTGCCGAGAAGGTAGCCGAAGAGGGACGGGATGCCCATCACGACCGTAAAGAGAATCACGAGCGAGAGGTTTCCGGTCGTGAAATAGATATCGATCGGAATGAAGAACTCGACGAGCACCACGACCACCTCGGTAAACAGAAGGAGCATGGCAAGGAGCCGGAGATCGCTGTTCCAGGTCTTCCATTCATCGATGGCCGAGCGGTATGCGTGCCGGAGCGGAAGCTTCTTCGCCGCGTTTGCGAGCGCCGGATGGTCCTTCCTGATCCGCAGCACGAACGGAAGCGCGAGGAGCGCGGTCGGGGCGACGAGGAACAAAAGCGCCTGGATCGAGAAGTATTTTATGAGGAGGATCCCGGCGAGCGCCGCGGCGAGCCACCCGAAATTCGAAAGAGTGTCGAGGAGCCCGAACGAGGAGGCGATAGTGCTCCCCGGAGCCATGCGGCGGATATAGGTATCGATGCCGGTCGAATCGAGGCCCCAGGCGATGCCGTTGAGCCCCCGCGCGACGACGACGAACGCCACGAGCCCGGTCATGCCCGCGATGAAATAAAAAAGACCGACGAAAGGATAAATGCACAGTCCGATGATCACGAGCCATTTCGCGCTCATGCGCTCCGCGAGGAGCCCGAGCACCGGTATCGCGAGGAGAAGCGTCACTTCGTAGCTTGAGCGCACGAGCCCGGCTTCGCCGAAGCTTCCCGTGAGCTGCATGATGAGGATGGGAATGAGCGATTCGCCGAATCCCCAGCCGACATAGCGTATCGTCCGCGCGTACGCGAGCGAACGCACCCCGGCGAGGGAATAAGAAAGACGGCGGCGGAACATGGGAGAAGTATAGCGTGGACAACACAAAAGCCGTCTCACAGGAGACGGCTTTTGTTGATTCCAGAACCGTATTATGCGATCTTCTTCGCGATGCGCGCGAATATCTCCGGATGGTCCTTGGCGAAGGTCGAGAGGACCTTGCGGTCGAGCGCGACGCCCTGCTTCTTCAGCTTCCCGATGAACGTGCTGTACGACTTGTGGCCGTTCTCGCGGAGCGCGGCATTGAGGCGCACGATCCAGAGCTGACGGTAGTCGGTCTTCTTGTCGCGGCGGTGGTTGAACGCGTACTTGCCCGCGTGCTGGAGCGCCTCGTGCGCGAAACGCTCCTTCTTGCTCCGTGCGTGGCGGTAGCCCTTGGCGCGCTTGAGCACGTTCCGGCGCCGCTTCGCAGAGATGATTCCTCCTTTTACTCGTGGCATACGTAAATGATTACAATTCTAAGGTTGATAGGGGGGCTAGGAGCCCGGGAGAAAGCGGCGGCGGATCTTGTTGGAGACGGCAAGATTCACCACGCGGCGTTTCCCCATGGTCTTAGAGCCCGATTCCTTCGCGTTGAAATGGTTCTGGCCGGGCTTGCGGGCAAGGACCTTGCCGGTACGCGTGACGCGCAGGCGCTTCTGGTATGACTTGTTGGTTTTCATGGTTGTGGGTTTTCCGGTTTCTCTTTCGCGCTTTTCTCCTGCTTTCCCTGCGCTTCCTTGTCGCGCTCGATGACGCCCGCGAATCCCTTGGGACTTCTCGCGACGGGCTCCGCTATCTTGTACGCGTACGGGATGAGGAGCAGGAATTTCTCGAGGCGGGCCTTAAGAAAGGCCTCTTCCATTCCTTTATAGCGTCCCTTGAGGAAGAGCTCGGCCCGGACCCGGTGTCCTTCGGCAAGCCATTCGGCCGCCTTCTTGGCCTTGAGGCGCATGTCGTTGTCCCCGGTCCCGACCTTGATCTGGACCTCCTTGGTTTCCGACACCTTGGCCTTGGCCCGCGCTTGGCTCTCTTTCTTGCTGCGCTCGTACTCGAATTTACCATAATCCATCACTTTCGCAACGGGCGGGGTCGCGAGGGGCGATATCTCGATGAGGTCGAGCCCCGCGGCTTCGGCGGCCCGAAGCGCCTCGTCAAGCGTGATGACGCCGAGGTTCTCGCCCTGTGCGCCAATGACGCGCAGCTCGGGTGCGCGTATCTCACGGTTGATGCGGGCTCGTTCGGTGCTCAAAGCGGTGTTCCACCGACTCTAGCACGAACGAGGCCGTACCTGCAAGGAAATTCAGGCGGCATACCTTGTTCTTTCCGGATTATGGGTTAAGGTAATCGCGTGTCCGATTCCTCCGAACGCGCTGCCAGGAAACTTCTCGCCAAAGCCGATATAGAGATCGGCGGCTCGCGACCGTGGGATATCCAGGTCCATGACCCGCGCCTCTATGCGCGCGTCTTCCGGTTCGGGAGCCTTGGCCTTGGCGAAGCCTATATGGACGGCTGGTGGGACGCTCCGGCACCCGACCAGCTCATCGATAAGCTCATATCCGCGCGCCTGCAGGAGACGGTACGGTTTTCCTTCGCGGAACTCCTCGATATCGCGAAAGGGTATCTGTTCAACCTTCAGTCGCCCTCCCGGGCGCCGGAAGTGGCCGAGAAGCACTACGACCTGGGCAACGACCTGTATAAGGCGATGCTCGACCCGCGCCTCGTATACACCTCCGGATACTGGAGCGGCACTCCGGCCGCGGGGAACCTGGCCGAAGCGCAGGAAGCCAAGCTCGATCTTATCTGCCGCAAGATCGGGCTTACAGCGGGCGACCGGGTGCTCGACATCGGGTGCGGCTTCGCGGGATTCGCGAAATACGCCGCCGAGAAGTACGGCGCGCACGTCGTCGGCATCACGGTTTCCAGGGAACAGCTCGCGCTCGGCAAGGAAATCTGCGAAGGCCTTCCGGTCGAGCTCCGGTTCGAGGACTATCGGGACGTGAACGAGCCGTTCGATCATATCGTCTCGATCGAAATGATCGAGGCGGTCGGCGCGAAGAATTTCCGCACGTATATGAAAGTCGTCGAGCGGTGCCTCAAGCCGGGCGGTTTCTTTCTTCTCCAGGCGATCGGCAATAACGAGTCCGTTATCGCGGGCGACCCGTGGATCACGAAATACATCTTCCCGAACGGCATGCTCCCGTCCGCGGCCCAGCTCACGCAAGCGTTCGAGGGGCTTCTCATGATCGAAGACTGGCATAACTTCGGCCCCGACTACGACAAGACGCTCATGGCCTGGTTTACGAACTTCGACAAGGCCTGGCCGGCGCTTCGCGGGAAGTACGGCGACCGCTTCTATCGTATGTGGAAGTATTATCTCCTTATGTGCGCGGGCCTCTTCCGCGCGCGGCAGACGCACGTCTGGCAGATCGTACTGTCGAAGGGAGGAGTCCCGGGCGGATACAAGTCGGTACGATAGGGATACAAGTGTGGGTATACAAAGAATGCGCGGCCATACGCCGCGCATTCTTTAGTATCCGAGCTATTTCTATTGCGCTGCCTGCCCGTTCGTTACGGTCGTGGTAGCGGCCGTTTCCACGTTCACGCTGAAGTCGTGAAGGATGGCGGCGAGATCGGCGAGGTCCTGACTGCAAGCCTCCTTCTTTGCAGGCGTTCCGTCGCAGTCTTCCCTGATCTGGTCGCGCTGGGCGGCGATGTTGTGCTTGCCGCTTTCAAGCACGGTGGCGAGGTCGTTTCTGGTGCTGATCCAGAAATAAAGCGCCACTACGAGAAGCACGGCGAGAACTCCGGCGACTATCCAGGCGGTTGTTGCGTCTTGTCGGTCCATATGAAGGATAAGGTAAGGGTTACTTGGGTCCGGTAATACTCACCAGCCTAGCATGCCGCCCGGCCGGTGAAGGGTTCATGAAGCGCTGTACAGGCGATCCGGCCGCGTGCTTAACTGGATGCATGCATCTTCGTACGGGCGCGTTTCCCCTCCTTCTCCTTCGCTACACCTATGTCGCGTTCTTGTCGGTCATGAGCATCGATAAGCTGCTTCACTTCAATGTCGTCGATGCGTGGGAGCGGTTCGCCGGGCCGGTGGTGCATGCGATTCTTCCGGTAAGCACGGTCGCGATCGTCTCCATCGAGGGAGTCGTCGAGATCGCCATCATCGCCCTCCTCCTTACCAGGTGGTACCGCATCGGCGCGCTCGTTCTCTTCCTCGCCATCATCCCGGTCTGGATCGATCTCATGATTCTCGGTTTCTACGATCTCGCGCTTCACGATCTCGTCGTTTCCGCGGGCGCCATCGCGCTCGTCCTCCTTCCTCCTCCGGAGGAGAAGCCTCCGCTTGTTCAGGCGGCATAAGGTTCACCGTGCGTTCACGGCCGAAGACGCACCATGGGTGGCCTATACTTAGAGCTATGCGAAGAAACTATAGTATCGCGATCGTCATCCTTGCCGTCGTCGTTATCGGCGGTTATTTCACGTACCAATACCTCAAGCAAAAGCCTCCGGCGTTCCTCATAGAACTCCTCACGAAGACCAGGCCTCCTCCGCCCCTGCCCGCGGGCGACGCCGCGCCCCTGTCGGTATCCGAAGGATTTTCCGCGACCATCTTCTCGCGCGCGGTGCCGGGCGCCCGCGTCATGATCCGCGACCCGAAGGGAACAATGCTCGTTTCCGAGACTTCGCAGGGAAGAGTGGTCGCGCTTCCCGATCCCGATGCCGACGGAAAGGCCGATAAGGTTGTGACCATGCTTGAGCAGCTCGATCAGCCGCACGGCCTCGCGGTTGTCTGTCCGGACACGGGGAACGCGAGCGCCGACCAGGGCGCGTGCAGGCTGTATGTCGCCGAGACCGGCAGCCTGAAATCCTATGCGTACGACGCCGATACCTATACGGCAAGTGATCCGGTTTCGGTCGCGGCTTTTCCGACCGGCAGCGGCCACTTCACGCGCACCATCCTTCCGGGTGCCGACGGGAAGAGCCTCTTTGTCTCGGTCGGCTCGTCCTGCAACGTCTGCATCGAGACGAATCCGCTCCGGGCGACCATCCAGAAGCTCGATCTCGCGACGGGGAAGATGGCGGTATTCGCGAAAGGGCTCCGGAATTCCGTCTTCATGGCCCTTAATCCGGTCTCGGGCGAGCTGTGGGCGACCGACAACGGCCGCGACGTGATCGGCGACGACATCCCGCCGGACGACGTGAACATCGTGCGCGAAGGCGGCGACTACGGATGGCCCCTCTGCTACGGACAGAATGTCCATGACACCGACTTCGATACCAAGCAATATCTTGTCGATCCGTGCGCGGGCAAAATCCCGTCGCATATAGAGCTTCCCGCGCATTCTGCAGCGCTTGGTCTCGCGTTCGTGCCGGAAGAAGGATGGCCTGATGGCTGGGGCAACGATCTACTTGTCGCATTCCACGGCTCCTGGAACCGCTCGATCCCCACGGGCTACAAGGTTGTCCGCATCGATCTTGATGACAAGGGTAACGAAATCGGTTCTCTGCAGGATTTCGTCACCGGCTTCCTCCCCGCGAGTTCCCACGATACCGATGATGCTATCGGAAGGCCCGTCGGACTTCTCGCCGAGCCCGGCGGCGTGGTCTATGTCTCAGACGACCGTGCGGGCGCGGTTTATCGCGTGGCGCGTACGGAAGAGGCGAGATAGGATTTCCTTAGTGATCGAATATACGCTTCGGGAAAGCAATCAGGCCCGCGCCGTCCGTATTACCGTCCGCGCGGACGGCAGCGTATCCGTCACCAAGCCGGTACGGGTTTCGCTCAGATTGGCAGAAAAGTTCGTGGAAGAAAAACAGGAATGGATAGAGAAAACACGGGAACGCTTCGCGAAGAGGAGGGCAAACGGGAAGGACCGTGTGGTACTCCCGAAGCTGCGGCGGGGCACGAGCACGCGCCGCGAAGCCGTACGAACCATCCGCACGCTTATCGGAGAGCGCCTCGCGCACTTCAACCGGGAATACGGATACAAGGTCGGCACGATATCGATACGGGATCAAAAGACGCGCTGGGGAAGCTGCTCGCTAAAAGGGAACTTAAGTTTCAACTATCGCCTCCTGTACCTTCCGCCGACCCACCGCGACTACGTCATCGTGCACGAGCTCTGCCACATTAAAGAACACAACCACTCTAAAGCGTTTTGGCTCCTCGTCGGGCGGACGATTCCGGATGCCCGGGCAATTCGCAGGGAGTTGCGGTCGGGGTATTCGCTCTAGGTACTTAGACGAGCTGAACCTTTTTCCCGAACGCTTCGGCGATCCGCCCGAGCGTATCGACCGTGATGCCGGTCTCGCCGCTTTCGATACGGGCGATGACCGACTGGGGCATGCCTGCTTTCTCGGCGACCGCCTTCTGGGTGAGGCGCTGGCTGCCGCGCAGGGCCGCAATCTGTTTTGCGATGCTCAGCCGCACCGCCTCCTCGTTATAGCCGCGGCGGAAGGCCGCTTTCTTCGAGGACTTTCTAAACACGTCGTCGAACGAATAGAGTTTTATCGTTTTCGGGTTCCTTTTCATATGCTACGGTTTCTTTAGTTGTTTCCAGATTTTTTCCGCATACTCGATTTCCGCTTTCGGGGTCTTGTCGGTCTTCTTCCTGAATCCCCGTATGAAATAGATGCTGTTCGCGATGAGTACGTACGTAATGCGGTGATGGCCGGAGATAAGTTCGCGTACGGCCCGCCGCAACTGCTTCGTGTTCGGAATTTGTAGTTCTCCCGCGCGCATCGCGTCGATGTCCGCCGCGATAGCTCCCTGTTCTCCGGCGGCAAGCCCTTCGACATACGTTCTTGCGGCTTCGAGAAAGTACACGTCGTACCGGTCGCTCATACGGAACGATTATCTTATAACGGCCTTCGGCAGCCAAGACAAATATAGCAGACTTGCTATAGTCCCGTCAACCTTGGGGATAGCGGAAAAGAGGCTACCATATTCCGTATGGAAGGCGTTTCATACTGGCTCGACCGGCCCTATAGCCCGCGACCCGCGCTGTCTTCGGATACCCAGGCCGATGTCGTCGTTATCGGCGGCGGCATCACGGGCGTCTCCGCCGCGTATCACGCGGTTGAGAACGGCTTCAAGACGATTCTCGTCGAGAAGGATGCAATCGCGTCGGGTTCCGCGGGGAAGAACGGCGGGATGGTGGTCGGAGAGCTGCACCTCGATCTCTGCGAGCTGGCGGATGCCTTTGGTGAGCCGGAAGCCGTCGAGCTGTGGAAAGCCGCCCGCGGCACCCGCGACTATGTCTTCTCGCTCGTGCGGAAGCACCGTATCGACTGCGACCTGGAACAACCCGGGACCCTGTATCTCGGGATAGCTGCCGATAGCCGGAAGAAGTTAGAGCGCGAGCATGCGTACAGGACGCGAAACGGCTTCGACTGTGCGCTTGAAGAACCCGGTACGCAGTTCAAAGAAAGCGCGATCGGCGAGGTCCTGTATATCCCGGAAGAGGGGACGCTCCATCCGGTGAAGTTCGTTCGGGGACTTGCGGATATCGCGGAAGCGCGGGGGCTTCGTATCTTTGAAGGCACGCCCGCGCTCCGTTATGACGCGCATTCCGTCGCGACGCCCCGCGGCACGATCAGCGCGGGCAAAGTGATTCTCGCCACCGAAAGCGCGCTTCCCGATCTCCGGAAGGAAGAGGGACGGATTATCCGTGAGATAGCGCTCGTGACGGAGCCGCTCTCCGAAGAGGCGACAGTCCGGATGGACGTGAAGCGCAGGGCGATGTTCTGGGGAACGGACGACGAGATAAACGGCAGGTGGATCGGAGACAGATTGTTCCTCAACGGGGATACGGCGCTCGAGCCTTCGGCGGATGATTTCGAGCGCGATAAGCGGAAGATACTCGATACGTTTCTCGGATATTTCCCGCAACTCGACAGGAGCGAGCTTCGCTTCTCGCACGAATGGAGCGGCCTGCTGCTCTATCCGGCCCACTATCACCCGCTCATCCTCGAGCATAATGGCTATTACAAAGTCTTCGGACAGAACGGCAATGGCCTCACAAACGGCATCATGACCGGAAAAATGATCGCGGACTCGTTCCTCGGGAAGGAGATTCCGGAGGTATACCGGACGCTATAAACGGGAGACTTATTGCCAGGGTATACTTTCAGCCATGGCTAGCCGGAAAACCAAAGTATTCATTTCCATGCCCTTCACTGGCAAGACGTTTGAGAATTTAAGCAGGGAGCGCGAGGATTTGCATGCGCTTGCGGCAACCTATGATTTGGAACTTCCGGAGCAGTTCATCGGGTATCAATTCGCAGAAGACTTTAAGACCAAGGACTACGATCCGTCATTTGTTCTCGCCAAAGATAAAAAGTACATAAAAGAATCCGATATTGTTGTAGCCGATTTCTCGTCTCCTTCTATCGGCACCGATTGCGAAACTACTATCGCAAAGGAACTCTATGACAAAAAGATTATCGGCATCGTTCCGGACGTGAATAAGCGGAAGCACGCATGGCTACGCTTTTATTGCGACGACTTCGTATCTTCGGTCGAGGAGGCGTTCGAGCTCATACGGGCGAAATACGCGAACCATAATCATCCGGAGCATGTCGACAAGCGCCAGTACGACTCTATTGCCGTCGAGTACCAGCTTGTCGAAGCCA
It encodes:
- a CDS encoding DUF3750 domain-containing protein, whose translation is MSDPDFERLLEKDKYQVFLFACPAGMPASFATHPWFVVNRTGTISRYGISWRTAAQGDRPPFARHTCGKCVGHLHKDALPSAVGIEMFFFIRGWMWESRLLGSVTGGEGSLAARMADVIERSLETYPYIERYSLIGPNSNTYPQWVVNQFPESGLRLPWNAFGKRYVMSRTSVNS
- a CDS encoding TylF/MycF/NovP-related O-methyltransferase, with the protein product MNTDKIANIYFGKVTKRLVNWFDLKVFSYYKAADAGLVRLVREIYREERGPVLLDPEELFMIYSLARTQRKHGGEYAEVDVFQGASSKAICEAKEGTPLHLFDTFAGLPSVGALDTRFKKGMFAASEAAVRARLAAYPQVFIYPGFFPDTAAPVAENRFSFVHLDVDTYESTKACLSFFYPRMLPGGIILSHDYSQCQGVRKAFDEFLETRPDTFIELPFSQCLVVKN
- a CDS encoding MFS transporter produces the protein MLRAGSRLFSRLFWTFSPFWLFLVLFKFAGGLHYSLLSPLGERLLPLWIVGFIMGGASLIQLLLDVPAGQLLDRFGYRRLLKVTAATFLVAALCLAFELTLATYLISIFLSIFGWLFFSPGINAYILSSAPREFAGKFMSLRDVFGSVGIVISSAALPFTLLLAPSYIGTVLAAGFALAFLALIFAPKDHASVHAEQKIDTHHYYIRRQFLASLRTIRKLNPASSMLLLLSLSSGIFYGIIWFVVPLILAHELHGAILGGIGLGIFDFSVVVLGFVLGTLADRADRRTLVFFGLLVFALFGMLLGLGFGILFILFGFLATAGEEMAGISLWSWLHALDREHAKDGAVAGVITLFDDVGWMIGPACAGVLYGLVGPSWAVIIGALPILVTWAVYWIGFQKHVLPNISFPFVPAKPHHRRHKA
- a CDS encoding MFS transporter, encoding MFRRRLSYSLAGVRSLAYARTIRYVGWGFGESLIPILIMQLTGSFGEAGLVRSSYEVTLLLAIPVLGLLAERMSAKWLVIIGLCIYPFVGLFYFIAGMTGLVAFVVVARGLNGIAWGLDSTGIDTYIRRMAPGSTIASSFGLLDTLSNFGWLAAALAGILLIKYFSIQALLFLVAPTALLALPFVLRIRKDHPALANAAKKLPLRHAYRSAIDEWKTWNSDLRLLAMLLLFTEVVVVLVEFFIPIDIYFTTGNLSLVILFTVVMGIPSLFGYLLGKIADRGEKARLAAILCGLMALVLAALALPLPYAVTVAGGLLIGTLVEFLSILQKSLATALTPPDHYGRLESVFSVIGGISDLAAPVMLGVALDFMGFPLLASLLATIACFLAIVFFFHTRRGARSSLRHLRLAPPPPPERAV
- the rplT gene encoding 50S ribosomal protein L20, giving the protein MPRVKGGIISAKRRRNVLKRAKGYRHARSKKERFAHEALQHAGKYAFNHRRDKKTDYRQLWIVRLNAALRENGHKSYSTFIGKLKKQGVALDRKVLSTFAKDHPEIFARIAKKIA
- a CDS encoding 50S ribosomal protein L35 → MKTNKSYQKRLRVTRTGKVLARKPGQNHFNAKESGSKTMGKRRVVNLAVSNKIRRRFLPGS
- the infC gene encoding translation initiation factor IF-3 — its product is MSTERARINREIRAPELRVIGAQGENLGVITLDEALRAAEAAGLDLIEISPLATPPVAKVMDYGKFEYERSKKESQARAKAKVSETKEVQIKVGTGDNDMRLKAKKAAEWLAEGHRVRAELFLKGRYKGMEEAFLKARLEKFLLLIPYAYKIAEPVARSPKGFAGVIERDKEAQGKQEKSAKEKPENPQP
- the cfa gene encoding cyclopropane fatty acyl phospholipid synthase, with protein sequence MSDSSERAARKLLAKADIEIGGSRPWDIQVHDPRLYARVFRFGSLGLGEAYMDGWWDAPAPDQLIDKLISARLQETVRFSFAELLDIAKGYLFNLQSPSRAPEVAEKHYDLGNDLYKAMLDPRLVYTSGYWSGTPAAGNLAEAQEAKLDLICRKIGLTAGDRVLDIGCGFAGFAKYAAEKYGAHVVGITVSREQLALGKEICEGLPVELRFEDYRDVNEPFDHIVSIEMIEAVGAKNFRTYMKVVERCLKPGGFFLLQAIGNNESVIAGDPWITKYIFPNGMLPSAAQLTQAFEGLLMIEDWHNFGPDYDKTLMAWFTNFDKAWPALRGKYGDRFYRMWKYYLLMCAGLFRARQTHVWQIVLSKGGVPGGYKSVR
- a CDS encoding PQQ-dependent sugar dehydrogenase; translated protein: MRRNYSIAIVILAVVVIGGYFTYQYLKQKPPAFLIELLTKTRPPPPLPAGDAAPLSVSEGFSATIFSRAVPGARVMIRDPKGTMLVSETSQGRVVALPDPDADGKADKVVTMLEQLDQPHGLAVVCPDTGNASADQGACRLYVAETGSLKSYAYDADTYTASDPVSVAAFPTGSGHFTRTILPGADGKSLFVSVGSSCNVCIETNPLRATIQKLDLATGKMAVFAKGLRNSVFMALNPVSGELWATDNGRDVIGDDIPPDDVNIVREGGDYGWPLCYGQNVHDTDFDTKQYLVDPCAGKIPSHIELPAHSAALGLAFVPEEGWPDGWGNDLLVAFHGSWNRSIPTGYKVVRIDLDDKGNEIGSLQDFVTGFLPASSHDTDDAIGRPVGLLAEPGGVVYVSDDRAGAVYRVARTEEAR
- a CDS encoding SprT family zinc-dependent metalloprotease, which gives rise to MIEYTLRESNQARAVRITVRADGSVSVTKPVRVSLRLAEKFVEEKQEWIEKTRERFAKRRANGKDRVVLPKLRRGTSTRREAVRTIRTLIGERLAHFNREYGYKVGTISIRDQKTRWGSCSLKGNLSFNYRLLYLPPTHRDYVIVHELCHIKEHNHSKAFWLLVGRTIPDARAIRRELRSGYSL
- a CDS encoding helix-turn-helix transcriptional regulator, with amino-acid sequence MKRNPKTIKLYSFDDVFRKSSKKAAFRRGYNEEAVRLSIAKQIAALRGSQRLTQKAVAEKAGMPQSVIARIESGETGITVDTLGRIAEAFGKKVQLV
- a CDS encoding type II toxin-antitoxin system RelE/ParE family toxin, which codes for MSDRYDVYFLEAARTYVEGLAAGEQGAIAADIDAMRAGELQIPNTKQLRRAVRELISGHHRITYVLIANSIYFIRGFRKKTDKTPKAEIEYAEKIWKQLKKP